The genomic stretch GTTCTGTACAACACAATCACGTCACTTTTAACTATGTACAAGAGAGATCTCATTGTCGACACAGTCTCGAGCTGAAAACAAGCTCAGTCCGACCGGCCTCGTCTCTCAGCATTGTTGATGTCTTCCTACTCTTCATTCTTGTCAGCGTCCTTATGCTCATCGTCCTTGTGATCGACGTCATGGTGACCCGCATCGTGTAGCCTCTCCATTGACTTTCCCTCACTCGTGTGAAGTTCGTCGGGCTTCAGGGCGGTACCGGGGTTGGCAGCACCACTTCTCCCTTCCGGGGTTTCCATTTGAACTATCGGGGGTTTCTTAGCGGCTCCTTCCGTTTCCTTGTGTCCAGAATCGACGTCTGGAACGTGCTTCGGCTTGCGCTCTGGTTTGTCATCTACGGGCTTCGCGGGAGGTACCGGGACGGGAGGAAACTGGGGTTGGCCGGGGTGAGTGGGGTACACGGTTAAGACGGGTGGCTGGGGTTGTCTGTAAATGAGGACGGGGATTAGGCCGCTGCAAAGACGGAAGAGAGAAGTAAGTGCAACAATTTATAAGTAACTTGACATTTCATGTTGGACAAGATACGAGCCGGAGTGTCCGGGGGCAGTGCGCCTTTCGTAGTGCGTGCAACGTGTGCGGGTGCAGCACGTGCTCATCATGTTGTGTGTGGGTGTTGTTTGTTGTGTTGTGTCCTGTTCGTGTTGTCATTTTGCTATCAAGTATAGACCGTTtcactgtttgcaaacaaacgGCGCTAACCGGAAGACCTACGGGGAACAAAACAGATTAACATGCGCTGGCGCTACCTGGCGGCGTGGCGCTGTCAAAAGGGTCTTTGCAAGCAACAACTGTAACCGGAAGACCAACGGGACGCACATCCAGCTATCGCGCGTCGGCGCACCCTGGCGTCGCGAAAGTGTCTATAGTGGTGCAGGTGCCAAAGCACATTTAGCAGAGTGGTTTgcgttagagtcactaaattgtAAATTTAGTAGGACTTAAATTTAAATTTGTAAATTTAAACTTAAATTTAAATTTGTAAATTTGTAGGACTTAAATTTAAATTTGCGTgtaaatttaaatttaaatgtAAATTTAAATATGTAAATGTAAGGGTCAGTACATGGCCCAGTACAGTAAGTACAGTACAGTAAGGCCCAGTACAAGCCCAGTACAGTAAGTACAGGCCCAGTACAGTAAGGGTCAGTACATGGCCCATTAAATGTAAATGTAAATTTAAATGTAAATTTAAATGTAAATGTAAATTTAAAATTTGTAAACTTCAATTTAAATTTGCGTAACACATGCGGCCGGACCACTGTAACTGCTATGAGGGACTGCCAATTGACACTCATTTTCCTGTTTTAAATTTGCTTCTGTCTGTCAGTCTCTTACCCTATTTTCTACTCTGACACTGAAAATTGTCGGAACTGTTCAGTGTAAACCAAGATTGTACCCATAATTCGCGTGTTCCTTCAATATTTTGCATACTTACGGGTACGTCCCTGGGTACGCCCCTGGGTATGCCCCTGGCTGTGCCCCTGGGTGTGCTGCTCGAGGGACAAGCACCGTGGGTGGATAGTACCCTCCAGGTCCAACAGGCACGAGCCTAGGTACCCCATCATCCAGGCCGCGTCGGCTGACGACCGGGGGAACTTCTACGACAGTGCCCGGCTCAGCAGTTGGCGGTGGTGGCTTTCCTGCACCTGGCTGGAGTCCCCTTGGTTGGACAAACCCAGGTTGCTGGAGGACAACACCCGGTTGTTGGAGGAGGACGACTCCAGGTTGTTGCTGGACGTAACCCGGTTGTTGGAAAACGACGCCCGGCTGCTGGACGTACTCTGGTTGTTGATAGACGACTCCTGGATGTCCCTGTACGGTGTTTGGGTACGCGGGTACCGTGTAGAAGACGAGGCTACCGCTGCGGTTCTCGCTTTTTACGACCGCACCGGAGCAGACGGACGCCAGTGCGCACAGTGCCACCACCTGAAATATTAAAAGGAGAAAGTTAAAGGCATCCTGTTAGTCTTCACAAGATCTGCGGGCGTTATGGGCCGTGGCCAACATGCCCTGTGACACCTGCAGCTAGCCAACAGGCAGTGACGGCTACTATCTGCAGTCCCAACACCCCTGGCAGGGTGTCGTAGTCCAGTGACAAGAAGACTAGTCTTCGAACCATTGTGAATTGTGTGTTGATCTGGCTCGTATTACCTCCAAGAACTGAAGCCTTAGACGAAGCTATGttcattttattattattattattattattattatttgttaaTATATTCCTACTGGCAATGATTCAGTCGATTCAAATTATGCAGTGATTGGCAAATTGATAGACGATCGAAGAGGTCACCGCGCAGGCTCTTGCGGTTAGTTATTCAGCCATACATATTTATAACTACCATTGACACAATAGAACCAAACGCAAAGGCAATGACCTTTCGTTGACCCTTAGCTTCAGAATTCAGAATACACTGTGATGCACCTTTGCATTATTTGCAAGTTATGCAAATTTGTTATGCACTATTTACATTCAATAGCAGCAGGACGTGAGAGACATTAATTTGTGCACGAAGGCTATCATAAAGATCAAAAGGTTAGCGCAAACAAAGCACGCTTGGGGGCTACTCTTCTAGTCTCCAACCCTTTAGGTTCCATTTCCACTCTCAGTCGATTGTCTATTGTTCATGAAGACTCGAAAGGTCTGGATTGGTATAAGTGCTTCCTATTCCGTCAGCTAGCGTCAtagactaacatctccacttCGCCGTTGTGTCCAGGTGTCCATGACTCCCATCATCGTACATTTAAAAGCTGTTGATGTCACAAGAATAAATCTACAGCCTCCAAGCGCAATCACAGATGACGTCACGCCCAATGCGTCTTAAGGACGTCACGCTACGGCGGTATTTTCTTGGCGCTCGGCGAAAACCTTGCCACATTTGTTTGTACGTTTTTAACGCTAATCGTGCAGTAAACTGACTACATGACTCGAAAGGAATTCTAGGTATGCCTTGGAGCTCCGATTCGTGTGATAAGGATAGCGTTCATCTAATTGAAGCTGAAAGCGAAATGTACCCTCGGGGGCATAACTGATGTTGGAAGGAACGAAAGTCCTAACGGTGTTTAGCAGCTGGTCGTTTACACTGCCTCGATGAAGCAACACAGCCGTTTACGAGCTCAATGTCTTTTATTACTAGAACAGCGTTCGCTCTTAAATACGGTGACTGGTTCTCGTTCTCATCATTGGGTGGGGTGTATGTTAGATGTGGAGCAGAAGATAAATGGGGCTGGTATAGATAATTTATGAGTGTGGGTTTTCGTGAGGTGTGCCTACGCTGTCGTCGGACTAGCGATTAACGGCAAAAGCGACCGTTCGCAGGTCTATTTAAGCTTTTGAAAAACTCCTGCGTCTTGTCCGTTGTTGTTAGACTTCGCCTATCACGGTCGTGCGACTCACTTTGACGACCGGCCTCGGCGgatcaatagacctctacccgggtagacagactgaaatcggaaggggagggctgggttccacgaatgggcacttgttcgctgcctcctactgacagaaaagtaggaccgaaggtcgcgttcctttctgggaccgtaatcccctcaagaccgtggcttgcgggcgcgaccttgttcgcccctagcttccagcgtagttcaactctaccaaattggtggcgctgtcgagcactatgacgtcatttgtttacaaacagggagaggtctgttgGTAGCGTGCGCGCCCGCCGATTCCAAGggtgcgggttcgatcccggctgaggacgccagcaacttgatgGTAGGGAACAAGTTGCTTATATAGACCCGCCGATAATTTCGATAATTTCTTCCGAAATGAGACGTAAAGATGGTTTGGCAGTCGGAGACTCATCAGTTTCCTAAAGAGCttggaagctcaaaacgaaaccgaaactaccaattgagctaagctgacacgcctcaccagtgacttccaaggttgCGTCACGTGAAGGGACAAATCACATCCACTCATTCCACTTTCATTCTTACATGTttttctcactcacacacacacattcatgcgACGGGGCGATGCAAGCACTCTTCTCCAGCCCAACTATACACACACAGACATACAGCACGcccgaatgtcggcgcagttccccctgaagtcggcccaggacgcatactaatccccctccCCAGgtctcccattccttcctgctgtcctctctccacctgctgtccacgtctgtacctCACTCACAGTCacacttgcttcgcggcactgccatggaattttaaaaaataaaaacacctCGCCCCAAAAGACTTTGCAGCAGCCCCAAAAAGAGACACCTCTGCTGCGAATATATCTTGTGCGATTATATTCCGGAGTAGTCACGTGATACGGACACAGAGAGTGGCGATACCGTATATACCCGATAGAAAGTTCCGACCAAGTCCCAGCAGTGCTAGAGCGCGGTGGAACTTTTCTGTTCCAcaaagaagaccgagagacacagaacagaagacgacacacgcatGTCTGTGTCTCTCGGTCCGCGGTGACATGTCCGTGTCCGTGCCTCTCGGTCTTCTTCGCGGATCTACACCACCTAGcttgcaccctttcccttgttcctTAGAAAATTTTCAGTGCAAACAACTCAAAATGTCGTTAGTAGATGGGAGGTTTACGTCGTCATGGGTCGTTTTACGTCGTTAACTTCTCAGTTGTTCTGTATTAAAGCAGCTCATGCTTCTCAGAACTAGTACATTTTATATCGCTTATAATCTACCTATAACATCTATATTCTATAActatataatgcagg from Ornithodoros turicata isolate Travis chromosome 4, ASM3712646v1, whole genome shotgun sequence encodes the following:
- the LOC135393504 gene encoding uncharacterized protein LOC135393504 isoform X1 → MRVLVVALCALASVCSGAVVKSENRSGSLVFYTVPAYPNTVQGHPGVVYQQPEYVQQPGVVFQQPGYVQQQPGVVLLQQPGVVLQQPGFVQPRGLQPGAGKPPPPTAEPGTVVEVPPVVSRRGLDDGVPRLVPVGPGGYYPPTVLVPRAAHPGAQPGAYPGAYPGTYPGLIPVLIYRQPQPPVLTVYPTHPGQPQFPPVPVPPAKPVDDKPERKPKHVPDVDSGHKETEGAAKKPPIVQMETPEGRSGAANPGTALKPDELHTSEGKSMERLHDAGHHDVDHKDDEHKDADKNEE
- the LOC135393504 gene encoding uncharacterized protein LOC135393504 isoform X2, whose protein sequence is MRVLVVALCALASVCSGAVVKSENRSGSLVFYTVPAYPNTVQGHPGVVYQQPEYVQQPGVVFQQPGYVQQQPGVVLLQQPGVVLQQPGFVQPRGLQPGAGKPPPPTAEPGTVVEVPPVVSRRGLDDGVPRLVPVGPGGYYPPTVLVPRAAHPGAQPGAYPGAYPGTYPQPQPPVLTVYPTHPGQPQFPPVPVPPAKPVDDKPERKPKHVPDVDSGHKETEGAAKKPPIVQMETPEGRSGAANPGTALKPDELHTSEGKSMERLHDAGHHDVDHKDDEHKDADKNEE